The Muribaculum intestinale genome includes the window GGTCTCTGTGGCGTTATCCAGTTTGTGGAGAAAGTGCATCCAGGCTTTCATGTCGAGCTCACCATCTACCGGCACATCCATCTTGCGCATCACAATCTCGTCGAGATGCTGCTCGTGCATCTTTACCGGGACTTCATATATGGTGGGCACATCGACCGACTGGATTACCGCATCGACCGAAACGTTGCAGAACTGGGCGATTTTGCGGCGCATGTCGGCCGGAATCTCGCGCTCGGTGCGGAGCACAAGTATGTCGGGACGTATGCCTACTTCCTGCAGTTGCTTCACGGAATGCTGTGTGGGCTTCGTCTTGAGTTCCTTTGCCGCACGGATATACGGCACATAAGTGAGATGTATACAGAGAGCATCGTTGCCAAGTTCCCACTGAAGCTGGCGCATAGCCTCTATAAATGGGAGAGACTCGATATCTCCTACCGTACCGCCGATTTCGGTAATGACAAAATCATATTTGCCGGTGTTGCCGAGGAGCTTCACATTGCGTTTTATCTCGTCGGTGATATGTGGCACTATCTGGACTGTCTTTCCAAGGTAGTCGCCGTGGCGTTCCTTGTCGATTACATTCTGATAGATACGTCCAGTAGTGATATTGTTGGCACGCGTGGTACGCATGTTGGTGAAGCGCTCGTAATGTCCAAGATCGAGGTCGGCCTCATGGCCGTCAACAGTGACGTAACACTCTCCATGCTCATAAGGATTGAGTGTGCCGGGGTCAATATTGATATAGGGGTCAAACTTCTGGATGGTGACACTGAATCCACGTGCCTCAAGCAGGCAGGCGAGAGATGATGAGATAATTCCTTTACCCAGGGAGGAGACCACGCCTCCGGTCACAAAAATATACTTCGTTTCCACGCTAAAATGTATTTTACAGCATCTGCACCATAGATTCACTTACTATAGCCACATATGCCGACGTTTATAATCAAAACGTCGGCAAAGGTAATTATTTTCAATTACAAATCATCTGTGGCCGGCATCGAATTTTTTAGAGGGTAAGATGTGTGCCTCCCGACATATCGGCTAAAGCCGCGGCCGAAGTTATCACCACCTCTCCTACTCCTCCGCACAATGCATCGAAAGAATTTGACAACTTGGGAATCATACCTCCCGACACCGTGCCGTCGGCCTTCAGCGACTCGAACATGGCAGGATTTATGGCAGGAATTACCGAATCATCATCCGCCTCGTCGCTCAGTACTCCTGGCTTCTCAAAGCAGAATACAAGCCGCACATCGAAATATGGGGTAAGACCGGTGGCGACAGACTGTGCCATGGTGTCGGCATTTGTGTTGAGCAGATGCCCTATACCATCGTGGGTAAGGGGTGCGACTACCGGCACTACGCCAGCGCGGACAAGTGTGGCAAGAGCCTCGCCGTTGACACGCTCAACATCGCCTACCCATCCGTAGTCGATTCCGGCCTCAGTGACGGGTCGACGGCGCGAACGGATTATGTCCATGTCGGCGCCCGTCATGCCGAGAGCATCGACTCCGAGGGCCTGCAGACCGGCTACCACCGATTTGTTGACCAGACCTCCGTATACCATTGTCACCACGCGAAGCATGGCCTCGTCTGTGACGCGGCGTCCTTCAATCATAGTGGTGGCGATGCCCAGGTCGGCTGCAACTTTTGTGGCGGAGCGACCTCCACCGTGCACGAGAAGTTTGAATCCGTCTATGGCTGCGAAATCGCGCAAGAGACGGTCGAGACTGTCTTGCTCCTCGACAATCTTGCCTCCGACCTTCACTACCGTTATCTTGTCCTTACACATAATCTTATCCGGTGTATATCAATGAATCTCACTCTCCGTCCTGCTCCTGGGCAAACTGCATGAGGTATGCTTTGATAAACGGATCAAGATCCCCGTCCATCACTGCATTGACATCAGAGGTCTGCCACCCGGTACGATGGTCCTTGACACGACGGTCGTCGAACACATACGAGCGAATCTGCGAGCCCCATTCGATTTTCATCTTTCCATCCTCAATCTTGCGCTGTTCGGCCAGACGGTGCTGCAGCTCCTTGTCGTAAAGAATCGAACGCAGCTGGCGCATGGCGTTCTCTTTGTTCTTGGGCTGGTCGCGTGTCTCGGTGTTCTCAATGAGAATCTCTTCCTTCTCGCCGGTATATGGGTCGGTAAACTGATAACGCAGACGCACTCCCGACTCTACCTTGTTGACGTTCTGGCCTCCGGCACCTCCGCTTCGGAAGGTGTCCCAGCTGAGCAACGCCGGATCAACGTGTACCTCGATTGTATCGTCGACAAGCGGAGTAACGAATACCGACGCAAACGATGTCATACGCTTGCCCTGGGCATTGTAGGGCGAAACCCGCACAAGACGGTGCACGCCGTTCTCGCTCTTGAGATAGCCGTATGCCATCGGGCCGTCGACCTCGATTGTAACCGATTTTATGCCGGCTTCGTCACCTTCAAGTATATTGGCGATTGCGGTCTTGTAGCCTCTGTCCTCGCAATAGCGCAGATACATGCGCATAAGCATTGACGCCCAGTCCTGGCTCTCGGTACCTCCGGCGCCGGAATTGATTTTCAATACGGCTCCAAGCGAGTCTTCTTCGCGGCGGAGCATATTGCGCAGCTCCATATCCTCGATTTTGGCGATGAGGTCGGTGTACATTCGATCAAGTTCTTCCTCCTCGACCAGCCCCTCTTTAAGGAAGTCCCAGGCAAGCTGAAGCTCGCCGACAGCCTTGTCGACTTCATCATATGAGTCAATCCACTGGTGCAGTTGCTTCACTTTCTTCATCTGTGCCTGAGCCTCTTTCTGATGTTCCCAGAAGTCGGGCACATGAGTGCGCAGCTCTTCTTCCTCCACTTCGATACGTTTGGAGTCTATATCAAGATAATGTCGAAGCGCATCTTTGCGCTCTATAGCCTGCTTTAGCTGGTCGTAGGTTATCATATTGCGGGAATTGGAGTCGTTGTTTTTGGGGTGAAGTAAAATGTCGGGGCGCCGACTCTATTGTGCGTACATGGCCTCAATCAAGTCGGCATATTTGGTATTAATCACCGGGCGCTTTATCTTAAGCGTATTTGTAAGCTCGCCGCCTTCCATTGTGAATTCCTTGGGAAGGAGGGTGAAGCGCTTTATCTTCTCGTAGTTGGCAAAGCCTTTTTCCAGCTTCTCGATACGCTCCTGAATCATACGGTTGATTTCGGAATTGGCCACAAGATCGGCCATGGACTTATAGCTTATTTTCTTCTTTTCCGCATACTCACGCAGGGCGTCAAGAGCCGGCACGATAATGGCTGTCACATATTTGCGGCGGTCGCCGATTACGGCCACCTGCTCGATATACTTGTCCTCGCCGAGGCGGCTTTCAATAGCCTGCGGAGCGATGTATTTTCCGTTGGATGTCTTGAAGAGATCCTTGATACGGTCGGTAAGTATGAGCGCTCCCGTATTGTCAATACGTCCGGCGTCGCCTGTGCGGAACCATCCGTCGGGGGTGAACGCCTCGGCTGTGGCTTCAGGCTTATTGTAGTATCCGGTCATTATAGTAGGCCCGTTGACGAGAATCTCGTTGTTCTCGCCGATTTTTACCTGCACGCGCGGTATGACGGTACCTACGGTACCTACTTCATAGCCTACGGCAGGATAACAGGTGACGGTAGCGGTGGTCTCGGAGAGTCCGTAGCCGACCATTATGTTGATTCCGCAGGAATGGAGGAACTCGCATATGGTATCGCTCAACGGGGCGCCGGCGGTGGGGAAAATGTTGCCGTTATTGATGCCTATCACTTTACGGAGCGGAGTGAACACGCGAGCATCGAAGAAGCGATACTCCATTTCGAGCAATGCCGGAACCTTACGGCCAATACGCTTATAGTCGAGATTGCGACGGCGTCCCACGGCAAGGGCGCGGCGCACCATCACCTTCTGGAAAGCGTTCATACGGTGTATCTTGGCCTGTACGGCGGCGTACACTTTCTCCCAGAAGCGAGGCACTGAACACATGCATGTCGGCGTGGTCTCGCGGATTGAGTTCTGTATGTCGCGTGGGTCGAGATTCACGTATACCTTCATGCCTACGTAGAGACACACGTAGGTCCATCCTTTCTCGAATATGTGGCTAAGCGGCAGAAAGCAAATCGATGTATCTGCATCGGAAATCGATGTCAGGCGCTCGACATGCATAGGCAATGTGGCCGAGAAACAGCTGTGGGGAAGCATGGCTCCTTTGGGCTCTCCGGTAGTGCCTGAGGTGTATATCAGGGTGGCGATATCCTCCGGAATGGCTTCATCGATGCGACGTTGTACCTCCCGGCGGCTTTCTTCCGGGGCCTCTTCTCCGAGTTTAAGGAATTCAGAGAAGGTAAGGGTATCATTATCGTCGGGCTGGCGTTCCGACATGTCAAAAGCGATTATACGCTTGAGCGACGGGCATCGGCCGAGGGCTTTTCGAGCTATTTCGTAATGTTCCTGAGTGCCTGTGAAAAGTATCTTTATCCCGGCATCATTAATTATATATTCCACCTGTTCCTGGCTGCTTGTGGAGTATATCGACACCGAAGCCGCCCGGTTGGCATAGGCGGCAAAGTCGGCAACAAGAACCCCGGGACGGTTGGCAGAGAATACACCTATATTGTCGGCAGGCACCGCTCCAAGCCGTTCGAGGGCCATGGCAGCCTTGTCGACCATTTCGGCGAAACTGCGCCAGGAAATATCCACCCATGGATGAGTGGCTGCATCCTTAAAGCTCAGGGCCGCACGATCGCCATATTTTAACGCCTGCCTGTGAATGAGGCCGGTGAGTATGTTAGACATACCTATATATCTGGTTAATTATTATCTTGATTCGGAGGCATGGACGCAGATGCCCGTACGGCATGCATGACGATACGCCACCACATTCTGCAAATTTAACAAGAATGAAGTGATGAGGAGGAATTGAGTGGCTGCATTCTTCAATGATATTAACATTCATTTGTATTATGATAATATCAGACAATGCAAATTAACTCATTTTCACAAACTATAATATATGCATGGCATCTATCAGGCGATGGCATATCAGCGGGATTATCGGACCAATCGACTACGCTCTGCGTATGCAGAATGCCTTATATGGCAATACAAAGACTACGGTATGTCAAAATGATTGTGACATACCGTAGTCTTATTTGTTTCTATTTTCGCGTCAGGCAAGCAGCTTATGCGTCCTTAACCTTGGCAACAACAGCCTTGAAAGCGGCGGGGTTGTTGAGGGCGAGGTCGGCGAGCACCTTGCGGTTGATAGCGATGCCTGATTTGTGGATGAGGCCCATGAGCTTGGAGTAAGAAAGATTCTCCTCGCGTGCGGCGGCGTTGATACGCTGAATCCAAAGAGCGCGGAAGTTGCGCTTCTTGTCCTTGCGGTCGCGGTAAGCGTATGTAAGACCCTTTTCCCAGGTATTCTTGGCTACGGTCCATACGTTCTTGCGGCAGCCGAAATAACCGCGGGTGAGTTTCAGGATTTTCTTACGACGTGCTCTTGAAGCAACATGGTTTACTGATCTTGGCATTGTTTTGAATGATTTTGAATGTCAGCGGCTAAAGCTCTTTGGGCTGAACATTCGGTTAATGAAATTTTGTTGTTGAAGCCCTCGGGGCTTCGGAATCACGAATTTACCTGCAAGAGCAGGAGAAAACGGGATGTCTCCCACACAGATGACACTGATTAGAGAGCGAGGAGGTTGCGAACTTCCTTCTGGTCTACAGTAGCCACGAGGCCGCTGTGGGTAAGGTTGCGCTTCTGCTTCTTGGTCTTTTTGGTGAGAATGTGGCTCTTGAAAGCGTGTTTTCTCTTGATCTTTCCTGATCCGGTAAGGGCGAACCTCTTTTTGGCACCGGAATTAGTCTTAATCTTAGGCATTTTGTTCGTTAATTAAAAGTATTTGTAGATGTGGCGCACAGGCGCCTTGATTTACACTGTTGTCGACAGAGCGGCCAGAGCCTTACTTTGCCGGTTTTTTGGGAGAAAGCATGATGGTCATGCGCTTGCCTTCAAGCACCGGCATCTGCTCAAGTTTGCCGAGCTCTTCAAGGTCGTTGGCAAAG containing:
- a CDS encoding CTP synthase — its product is METKYIFVTGGVVSSLGKGIISSSLACLLEARGFSVTIQKFDPYINIDPGTLNPYEHGECYVTVDGHEADLDLGHYERFTNMRTTRANNITTGRIYQNVIDKERHGDYLGKTVQIVPHITDEIKRNVKLLGNTGKYDFVITEIGGTVGDIESLPFIEAMRQLQWELGNDALCIHLTYVPYIRAAKELKTKPTQHSVKQLQEVGIRPDILVLRTEREIPADMRRKIAQFCNVSVDAVIQSVDVPTIYEVPVKMHEQHLDEIVMRKMDVPVDGELDMKAWMHFLHKLDNATETVTIGLVGKYVELQDAYKSINEALLQAATYGDRRLNLVYIHSEKLTDDNVAEKLSGLDGVVVAPGFGQRGIEGKFVALKWLREHDVPTFGICLGMQCMVIEFARNVLGLADANSTEMDVHTPHNVIDLMDEQKSVTDKGGTMRLGAYDCRLVPGSRVAAAYGSEMVSERHRHRFEFNSDYRLRFEDAGMKCVGENPATRLVEVVELPDHRWYIGTQYHPEYSSTVLAPNPIFLDFVKASIEYKSEKSKEKTE
- the argB gene encoding acetylglutamate kinase gives rise to the protein MCKDKITVVKVGGKIVEEQDSLDRLLRDFAAIDGFKLLVHGGGRSATKVAADLGIATTMIEGRRVTDEAMLRVVTMVYGGLVNKSVVAGLQALGVDALGMTGADMDIIRSRRRPVTEAGIDYGWVGDVERVNGEALATLVRAGVVPVVAPLTHDGIGHLLNTNADTMAQSVATGLTPYFDVRLVFCFEKPGVLSDEADDDSVIPAINPAMFESLKADGTVSGGMIPKLSNSFDALCGGVGEVVITSAAALADMSGGTHLTL
- the prfB gene encoding peptide chain release factor 2, which produces MITYDQLKQAIERKDALRHYLDIDSKRIEVEEEELRTHVPDFWEHQKEAQAQMKKVKQLHQWIDSYDEVDKAVGELQLAWDFLKEGLVEEEELDRMYTDLIAKIEDMELRNMLRREEDSLGAVLKINSGAGGTESQDWASMLMRMYLRYCEDRGYKTAIANILEGDEAGIKSVTIEVDGPMAYGYLKSENGVHRLVRVSPYNAQGKRMTSFASVFVTPLVDDTIEVHVDPALLSWDTFRSGGAGGQNVNKVESGVRLRYQFTDPYTGEKEEILIENTETRDQPKNKENAMRQLRSILYDKELQHRLAEQRKIEDGKMKIEWGSQIRSYVFDDRRVKDHRTGWQTSDVNAVMDGDLDPFIKAYLMQFAQEQDGE
- a CDS encoding AMP-dependent synthetase/ligase → MSNILTGLIHRQALKYGDRAALSFKDAATHPWVDISWRSFAEMVDKAAMALERLGAVPADNIGVFSANRPGVLVADFAAYANRAASVSIYSTSSQEQVEYIINDAGIKILFTGTQEHYEIARKALGRCPSLKRIIAFDMSERQPDDNDTLTFSEFLKLGEEAPEESRREVQRRIDEAIPEDIATLIYTSGTTGEPKGAMLPHSCFSATLPMHVERLTSISDADTSICFLPLSHIFEKGWTYVCLYVGMKVYVNLDPRDIQNSIRETTPTCMCSVPRFWEKVYAAVQAKIHRMNAFQKVMVRRALAVGRRRNLDYKRIGRKVPALLEMEYRFFDARVFTPLRKVIGINNGNIFPTAGAPLSDTICEFLHSCGINIMVGYGLSETTATVTCYPAVGYEVGTVGTVIPRVQVKIGENNEILVNGPTIMTGYYNKPEATAEAFTPDGWFRTGDAGRIDNTGALILTDRIKDLFKTSNGKYIAPQAIESRLGEDKYIEQVAVIGDRRKYVTAIIVPALDALREYAEKKKISYKSMADLVANSEINRMIQERIEKLEKGFANYEKIKRFTLLPKEFTMEGGELTNTLKIKRPVINTKYADLIEAMYAQ
- the rplT gene encoding 50S ribosomal protein L20 encodes the protein MPRSVNHVASRARRKKILKLTRGYFGCRKNVWTVAKNTWEKGLTYAYRDRKDKKRNFRALWIQRINAAAREENLSYSKLMGLIHKSGIAINRKVLADLALNNPAAFKAVVAKVKDA
- the rpmI gene encoding 50S ribosomal protein L35, translating into MPKIKTNSGAKKRFALTGSGKIKRKHAFKSHILTKKTKKQKRNLTHSGLVATVDQKEVRNLLAL